A window of Desulfuromonas soudanensis genomic DNA:
GCTGTGAAAAAATCATTTTCGACGGTAATCTCACGAACCTCGTCGATGACCGTGGCTGCCACTGGCGAAATCTGACTGACGGGTTGATCCACCACCGATTCTGCGGCAGAAGGGGTCTGAACCTTTTCATCGCCGGATGATTTTTCAACAACAGACGGATTGTTTTCCGGAACCGGAGTGCGGGAAGGGAAGATAAAACTAAAGGCGATCCAGACCACCAGCATAAGGGTAAGGGCGATCAGGGTGTTTTTGTTTTCCATGGATAGACTCCGGTATGAATGAATAAATATACGGGGAGATTTAACTAAGGGGGTCGAACCCTCCGGGATGCCAGGGGTGGCAACGGCACAGGCGGGCTATTCCCTTGAGAATACCTGAACCGACACCGTATTTTTCAATAGCCTGGAGAGTGTAACAAGAACAGGAGGGATAAAACCGGCAGGAAGGCCCCTTGAGGGGTGATAAAAATTTTTGATAAAACAGTATGAGAAGAATTGTGAATCGTTTGATCATGCCGCCTCAGCGAACCTCCGCTGCATTAAGAACAGCCAGTTCTTCGACCACCTGTGACAAGTCCAGAAGCGGCGCGCCCTTTTTGGCAATGATGGATAAATCGCAGTCGCACGGCCAAAATCGAGAGTTAAAGCGAAACGTTTCCCGCACCAGCCTCTTGACCCTGTTTCGCTGAACGGCCCCCCCGACCTTTCGACTGGCGGTAATACCGAGTCGGGTGGGGCCCTCAGCCTTTTTCAGGACGAAGATGAT
This region includes:
- the yidD gene encoding membrane protein insertion efficiency factor YidD, translated to MIKRFTILLILFYQKFLSPLKGPSCRFYPSCSCYTLQAIEKYGVGSGILKGIARLCRCHPWHPGGFDPLS
- the rnpA gene encoding ribonuclease P protein component yields the protein MPRDVKFLPQPSLLNNCRKGWTVTKSGKFPCSRRLRARREFLQARECGKKIHTRHFIIFVLKKAEGPTRLGITASRKVGGAVQRNRVKRLVRETFRFNSRFWPCDCDLSIIAKKGAPLLDLSQVVEELAVLNAAEVR